The Bos javanicus breed banteng chromosome 18, ARS-OSU_banteng_1.0, whole genome shotgun sequence genome has a segment encoding these proteins:
- the AGRP gene encoding agouti-related protein, giving the protein MLTAVLLSCALLLAMPPMQGAQMGPVPLEGIGRPEEALFLELQGLSLQPSLKRITEEQAEESLLQEAEAKALAEVLDPEGRKPRSPRRCVRLHESCLGHQVPCCDPCATCYCRFFNAFCYCRKLGTTTNPCSRT; this is encoded by the exons ATGCTGACCGCAGTACTGCTGAGCTGTGCCCTGCTGCTGGCAATGccccccatgcagggggcccaaaTGGGCCCTGTTCCCCTGGAGGGCATCGGAAGGCCTGAGGAAGCCTTATTCCTAGAGCTCCAAG GCCTAAGCCTGCAACCGTCGCTGAAGAGGATAACGGAGGAACAGGCCGAAGAGTCGCTGCTGCAGGAGGCAGAGGCCAAGGCCTTAGCAGAG GTGCTAGATCCGGAAGGACGCAAGCCACGCTCCCCACGTCGCTGCGTAAGGCTGCATGAATCCTGTCTGGGACACCAGGTACCCTGCTGTGACCCGTGCGCCACGTGCTATTGCCGTTTCTTCAACGCCTTCTGCTACTGCCGCAAGCTGGGTACCACCACGAACCCCTGCAGCCGCACCTAG